GTGAATCTGTTGGACAATGCAATTAAATATACACCAGCTGGCGGCAAGATTAGCATGACAGGACTGCACCGCACTACCCAAAAAGTTCAGATTAGCATTGGTGACACTGGGCCGGGAATTCCTTACGAAGACCGCGATCGTATCTTTGAAAATCATTTCCGCCTGCAACGCGATGAAGCTACAGAAGGTTACGGCATTGGTCTTTGTGTTTGCCAACGAATTATTCGGGCCCACTATGGTCAAATCTGGGTTGACTCTGTTCCCAACGGTGGAGCGTGGTTCCACTTTACATTGCCAGTTTATCCTTCATAGTCGCCGCATTGTTTGGCTGGCAACCGACGCGCCAAATTCTAATTTTGCTTTTCAAGTTTAATCCCAAAACCAAAAAATTATTTGAGAATAATGCGATCGCGCCCCTCCGCTTTTGCTTGGTAAAGTGCCTTATCTGCGGCCACAATCAAATCGGAAGGTGAAGATTCCCAAGTGGGAACAATAGTCGCCACACCCATACTCAGGGTGACATATTGGCTAACTTCAGAGCCATGATGAACAATTTTTAAATTTCTGACTCCAGCTTGCATCGCCGCAGCAACATGAACTGCACCAAATGCATGAGTATTGGGCATAATTACAGCAAATTCTTCTCCGCCATAACGTGCTACTAAATCCTGATTTTTCTGTGCCGTATGACTGAGGACAGCACCTACCTTTTGTAAACAGACATCTCCAGCAGGGTGGCCGTATTTATCATTATAAAATTTAAAAAAGTCAATATCACACAAAATTAAAGATAGGGGTAATTCCTCTTGTGCTAAATTAATCCATTGTGTATTCAAGTAATCATCAAAGCGGCGACGATTAGCTAATCCTGTTAAACCATCAACATTGGCGATATGCTGTAAAGCTTGGTTTGCCGCTTCCAGTTGTTTATATACTTGTGCTTGTTGTAACAATCGTCGCAAACGCTGGCGCAAAACTGCCCAGTGAATTGGTTTGGTTATATAATCCATTGCTCCTGCTTCAAAAGCACGATTAACCGACTCTTCATCGTCTAAGCACGTGATCATCAAGATAGGAGTTCGTTCCCATAGTTTAGAGATCACAGTATTACCTAGAGCCGAGTCCGTATCAAAACTTGCAAGTGCTGACATCAAATTATTTCTGGCAATCTTGAGCAATTGCTTACAGCATGTAAAGCCATCCATCACAGGCATTACTGCATCTAGCAATACTATATCCGGCTTAATAGTATCGTAAGCATCTAAACATTGCTGACCATCATTGACCTCGACCACTCGATAGCCTTCTTGTTCCATAGCTTTACGCAACAGCACTCGCATGGTCTTGTCATCATCAGCCACTAAAATCAGTGGTGGTTGCTTGGAAAGAGAAAATGGACTTATGCCTGACATGAGTTGCGTTCCACAGAGAATGAGAGTATCGGTAAGGGCGAACCAGGAAAAACTTGCCCCCTTAACCAAATCGCCTGTGAGTTAAGATTTTTTGCTGTAGTCACAATCCTACTGAACAGACGATGTGGTAGAAGATACGTAGGCAACGCACGTGTTTTTTATACAATGATTGCCCAGTTTTAACTGGATTTCTGGAAGCAGGTAAATATCTGCTAGTCGATCCAGCGATTTTTTCTCCAGTGGCGCAAATATCACATTGAATAATTTATCTAAGGGGAGAGTTTTGAAACTAACTTGAAAGAAAGTTTTCCTCCCAAGCAATAGAGATAAATGCGCCTCCATCAATGCCAACACTCGCCGCCCAAGGCTATCCAACAGAAAAATAGAATGCTCAATTATTTTTAGCCAAGTACCAGGTAGATAACTAGTTTGCATAGACAGTTTATTTGCAACACAAAGGCAATTTTGACCTTCCTGTCCAGCTAAGGACATGGTAAGAAATTGATGATTAACGTTTTATGTGAATTAAGTCTTAAAACTCTTGTCATTTCGTTGATAGCCCCAAAACCTTGATTTTAGGCTAGTTGCGAAACCCTTACAGGGTAAAAGACCTTTTGCTTTCACATTTGGCGTATTATTTATATTTCCCTACTGCTAAAGGCGAATTGTCATTTCCGGGAAAACTTCAAATATTAACTTTGCTTTTTGAGTTAGATAGTGATTTTTAACACCAATAATATGTAATATAAGAAGCAAAAGGTGCTATGAGATTTTTAGCTATAAATCCTGTTAACGTTCAGTTTCAACTCCTTAATTAGCTCAGGCAAGCTTTTCAGAGTTTTAGGCTCGTGAGATTGGTTACAAAATCGGTAAATCTTATACTTTAATTTTTAGGCACTATTACTTTAATAAATTAAGTGAAAACACTGGGGAAAATCGGAGTTACTTATGTATCTTGATTCAGCAGATTTTCTGCAAACCACACTTATTGGAAAATTCCACTTGCACTTTCGGCAAAATTTCAAAAGTTGATTAATAAATAATGCGATCGCTCCTATGGAGAAGCGTCTCCAAGTACAGAAGACATAAGCTGTTGAAAACCTTATTTTAGCTTTCCACCGAAGGGTCTAGCCCCCTATTGGTCAGATATATCCTATAATTAGCAAGTTTTGGCTGGGCACTTTCAGGTTGATAAGTTTAGTCAAGCATGAGAAGCAGATTTGCGTGGAATAGTATCAATATTCCTTCATTAATTGCCTCATGTTGTACTAGAAATGAGCCTAGGTTGAAAAATATTATTTCAGCATTAATAATTTTTGCAGCTAAAATATTATGGTAATTAAAATTTTTATACCCAAGAAAGTTAGCTAAGTAAGCTAAGTCAAAAATCTCATAAAACCTTGCAAAGAAGCTCTAAATCAGGCCAATGCCCAATTCGTTAATGTATGCCGAGGATAACTTTGTTGTCCTAGAAACAAATCAACCCGAACAATTTCTCACTGCCTCTGAGTTATTAGAAAAGCTCAAGTTAGTTCTGCAAAATATTGATTTTCAAGATTTACCACCAGATGTGCAAAAAATTGAGAGTGTGGCAGATCGAGCTAAATATTTAATCGATACAAGTTGCGAGTTAGACCTAGGCCCTGGTAAATACTTACAGTGGTATGCGGTACGCTTAGAAAAGTAAAAAAGTAAATTTGTAAGTCAATAGTTATTAGTCATAACTATTGACTAATATCTATTTTTGACTAGTAATCAATGCTAGCTCGATTTTATCTTCACTAGGTTGTGCGATCTGAATTTCTACTCCAGGGCCGAAATAACTGAGCATTTTTTCTTGTTTTTGCTGCCAAACATCTATTGGGATAGAGGGTGAATCAAATTCTAAAATTAAAGCGTAAGCCCCATTAACTTCTTTTTCTTGTAATCCTGTAATGATTGGTCTTTGTTCATCCGTCGGACTCAGGCCTAGATAAGAAAGCGCCCTATCTAAATGTGCATCTTGGCCATAGCAATATCTGGTGATGTCTTTACGAATTTTATTTTGGGTGACAGTTGCTTGTTGTTCGCGCAGTTTCAAAACCGCAGGTGTAGTAGGTTGACTAAAGGGTATAGGTTTAAGTTCATTAGCTTTGAGTGCTAATCCTCCTAGCAATAGAGGAAATCCGTAGAAAAATCCTACAAGATTGAGTGTGGCATTATCAGCGGCATAGGCTATAAAACCGACAATTGTTAAGATCCCACCGACAGTTAAACCGAGTGTTCCCAAAGAAATTTGGCGTAACATGAGCTGAAGTTAGTATCAATTCTTAAAACCTTAATTTTATTATCATCGGATATGAGTGACAGATCGGGGAAGAGGGTAAGCTCAAGCTCATCACTGACTATCGCTTGGTAAAACCAGAAATGTTTTTTCAACTGAACTAGGTTTAACCAGTAAATTCCCTTTTTCGCCTTTTTTTGCGTTAATTTTAAATTTGAAGATAGTTAAGGACTGCAAAAAACAATGGATATACAAACTATAAAAGAGCGAATTGCCGCAGTTGAAAGCAAACGCGAATACTTACTGAGTTTACTAGAACAACCCAATCTAGGAACTTTGAGAATTGATGTCAATCAGGCTTTGGAAGAATTGGATGATTTAGTAGACGAATTTAGACGTACTATTCCGCAAACAGAAAATAACTAAGCCTCTATAGGCGTTAGCAAACATCAATGTCGCGTCGGTAGAGCCGAAAACTAACAGTCTACCGACGCTTTAAAGTAAAAAATATCACTAATTCCCCAGAATTGAACGTTACCTGAGTTAAGCGAGCAACTATACTGCATCTGCATAATTATCTGGTAACTCAGCCATTTTCTACACGGTTGCCTAACTGTCTTACCAAAGCAATAAGTTCGGTTGTCGGTACATCCTTTCGGCAAAAGTCATCAAAGCTAGGCATGGCTTTTGTCTGTTGTAAACTTGCGTCTTCTATTGAAGAGTAAGCAAGAATTTGGGTCTGAGGAGAGATGGCTTTAATATGACTAGATGCACTCCAACCATCCATGACTGGCATTTGTAAATCTAGAACAATCACATCAGGATGGTAGCGTTTGACCATTTCAATGGCTTCTTGACCATTCTTAGCTAAACCGACTACTTGTATATTTTCTTGGCAAGAAAAAGCTAATTGTAGAGTTAAACGGGTGAGTTCGTGATCGTCAACCACTAAAACACGCAAGGTAGAAGACTCACAGGACAACATTAACATTTATAAGAGAAAGACTAAATACAATAACTTTTATAGTTTATGGGAACAAGTACTAAGAATTACTCTATCCTATGGTTGAATAATTTCGTATTTACCAAGGATAAATTATAGAGATTTAGTGAGGAAAGATTAAAGTTTTCTGAAAGAATAGATTTAACTAGTTGTCAAGATAGAAAGAATTCTTTTTTGAATCGATCAGAGTTGAGCCAATGCTAGTTGAGCGCAATGCCATATTGATGAGAGTGGTTTGTGAGTTAGCTTCGGGGGCACGATCGCATGGATGGCGTTGGATGTAGCTGCCATCGCCTTGTAACTCCCAAGCTTGGCGATTGTCTGCCAGCATAATTCCGAGGATTTCTTGCAAATCTTTGGCAATATCTGGGTCTTTGATGGGGGTAATAACTTCGACTCGGCGATCTAAGTTGCGACGCATCCAATCCGCACTGCCGATATAGATTTCTTCTTGACCATTGTTATAAAAGTAAAAAATCCGAGAATGTTCCAAAAAGCGGCCGACGATGCTGATAATACGAATGTTTTCACTAATCTCTTTAAGTCCAGGACGCAAACAGCAAACACCGCGAACAATCAAATCGATCTGGACTCCCGCACGAGAGGCTTCGTATAAAGTGGCAATAATTTGGGGATCGACGAGAGAATTCATTTTGGCGACAATTCGCCCGGTGAATCCGTTTTTAGCATTTTCGATTTCCCGATTAATTAATGCCAAAAAGCGATCGCGCATATTTACAGGCGCAACTAATACTTCGCGATAGGATTTTTGCCGCGAGTAACCGGTTAAAAAATTAAATAAATCGGTGATGTCAGCACCGATTTCTTCTTGGCAAGTGAATAATCCTAAATCTGTATAAAGTCGTGCAGTTTTTTGGTTATAGTTACCAGTGCCAATATGAACGTAGCGACGCATCCGATCTTTTTCTCGGCGCACGACCATGATCGTTTTACAGTGAGTTTTCAGCCCCACTAAACCATAGACAACGTGAACGCCAACTCTTTCTAATCGCCTTGCCCAGTAAATATTGTTCTCTTCATCAAACCGCGCTTTTAATTCTACTAACACAGACACTTGCTTACCATTTTCAGCAGCAGCAATTAAGGCATTGACGATGGGCGAATCTCCCGAAGTTCGGTAAAGAGTCATCTTGATCGCTAGCACATTCGGATCGTGAGCAGCATGGGTAATAAAGCGCACCACGGTTGTAGAAAAAGATTGATAGGGATGATGTACTAACAAATCTTTTTCGCGAATGACGGCAAAAAAGTCTTTTCCTTCTTCTACCTCTGGGATTTCTGAATTGACGCTGGGTTCTCGCAACCATTGCAGGCGCGAAGGTACTACCGATTGTCGTGGTGGGTCTTTGAATTCTGGTAGCGGTAATGACATAAAATACATCAAATCCCGCAGCCCCAACAACCCATCTACTTCGTAAACATCGCTTTCGGTTAATTCTAAATCTTGTAATAAACGCGATCGCACTGCTTCGGGAGTTTGAGATTGAATTTCTAACCTAACGGGAGTTCCACCAATGCGGCGTTTGCGTAATTCCTGTTCGATCGCTAACAGCAAATCGTCAGCTTCATCCTCTTCTAATGCTAGATCGGCGTCACGGGTAATCCGGAAGGGATGATATTCCTGAATATTCATTCCCGGAAACAGGGAATCTAAGTTATGCGCGATCGCCTGTTCTAAAGGTACACCAGTCCAGTGAGCAGGTTGGCCGTTATGCTGAATTCCTAACTCTGGCGGTAAAGGTAAAAATCGCGGTAAGACTTTCGGAACTTTAACTCTGGCAAAAAATTCTTCCTCAGTTTCTGGGTTTTTGACCACCACTGCCAAATTGAGGCTGAGATTGGAAATGTAGGGAAAGGGATGGCTAGGATCGACAGCTAGGGGAGTGAGAACGGGAAAAATTTGTTCTTCAAAGTAATTATCTAGATAATTCCGTTGTTTTTCTGAGAGATCTATATAATCCAGGATGTGTATCCGATGATTGGCTAGTAGGGGTCGGAGTACTTGCTCAAAATGTTGATGCTGTTTAGTTACCTGCGGACTCAAGGTAAACCTGATATCGTCTAGCTGTTGTTGTGGTGTACGACCATCAGGACTTAACTGGCTAACTTTTGCTTCTACTTGTTGCTTTAAGCCTGCAACCCTGACCATGAAGAACTCATCTAAATTTGAGGTAAAGATCGCCAAAAATTTCAGTCTTTCCAAGAGAGGCGTGCGCTGGTCACAGGCTTCATGTAAAACTCTGTTATTAAACTCCAACCAGCTTAATTCTCGGTTGATGTAGTATTGTGCATCGCTCAGATTGATTGCAGCAGTGGTACTCTTCTTGGGTTTTGGCATGATCGCTTGAGGGCAGATAGTTGCAGCCCATGCAACTGAAGAATAATAAACATAGTAATTGAAATAGTGTATGCAGGCCGACTTTTTACTAGACATCGCCTTTGTATTGCAAGATGAGTTGAAAAATTAATGCTAGTGGGCGTCCTAGTTTTCTCTATTTCCTGTCCCTTCCATTCTCTACTACTATGTTCCAAGCTACTCGTCGCCGTCTCGCTCTTTGGTACACTGCCGTCACGGCTGTATTACTACTATTCTTTGCGAGTGGAGTGTATTTATATGTCCGCAGTACGTTGATTGAAAGAATTGACGATACCCTCAATCATGTAGTGGAAGTAGTAGAGCGATCGCTAGTAATTGAACCAGTGAATACTGGTACTGAGACATTACGCCTGAATGTCGAAGCTAGTTTTCGTGACAATGCTGACACTACAGACGACGATCGCATTGATTTGGAATGGTTTAGTCCTACTGGTGAATTACTTTGGTCAACTCTATCCACACCTTTGAATATTCCCATTCATGCCAATCGTACTGGTGAAACTGTGCGCGTACCAAAGGACGAGGGATGGGGTCAATCACCAGTATTGTTACGCCAGGTAACGCAGCGAGTAGAAGCTGGACGGCAAGTATTGGGCTATTTGCGTGTTAGCCATCCCTGGTTTGAAGTTACCAAACCCAGCCGTCAGTTAATTTTTGATTTGGCGCTGGGTACGGGATTGATGGTGCTTTCTGTAGGCGCAAGCGGTTGGTTTCTTTCGGGTAAAGCAATGGAACCAGTAGGTGAGTCCTATCAGCGCCTGAAACAATTTACCGCTGATGCTTCTCACGAACTGAGGAATCCGATTACTTTAATTCAAACTAATGTACAAGTTGCTTTGGCTGATTTAGAGTTAGCAGAGACAGAAGTTGCTAGCTCCTTACACTACCGACAACAGTTAAAATTAGTGGAACGACTAACTCAGCGCTTGGGTAGGTTAGTCAATGATTTGTTGTTTCTTGCTAGACAAGATAGTGGGATAAGTAAAGATAGCTTTTGCGCTTGTCCATTGGACGCTTTATTAATGGAAGTGCTGGAAGAACAGCAATTATTAGCGACAGAAAAGAAAATTACTCTGGCTTTAGACTTAGTAGATCCTGCCCTTGCGGAAACTAGCCCGGAGTTGCTGGATAATTGGTTCACCCTTGTAGGTAATTGGGATCAATTGGTGCGATTGTTCACTAATTTAATTGGCAATGCTTTGCAATACACCCCATCTGGGGGACGGGTGAATGTGGAATTGGCGCGTTTAGAAGGTAGCGATCGCATTTCGGGATTGCGTTACAGTAGCGCTCAATTACAAGTTAAGGTGAGCGATACAGGAGTTGGGATTCCCCCAGAAGAACTACCACGCTTGTTTGACCGCTTTTATCGGGTAGATCCAGCACGCACCCACACGACAGGAAATACAGCTTGTGATATTTCTACTGGTTCGGGATTGGGATTAGCGATCGCCCAAGCTATTGTCGAACATCACCAAGGTCAAATTCAAGTGGAAAGCAGCCTAGACAAAGGTACGACTTTTACTGTAACTTTACCTGTCACTCTTGAGGTTTAAAGCGATCGCTGTTAATCTCACAATTAAACTTTTTCAGCTAGCAAGTAGCCAACTTACATCATATTTTGGGTAAATCAACTAGAGGGGTAGCAGCATCACAGATTTTGTCTGGACAATTATCTCTACCTCAACAAGTTGTAATTTACTATATCTTCTCATTCTCTAGAAATAAACAATAGTTGCGATCGCTAAAAATTTTCAAACCTTTAGTTAGATATAAAAATCAAAGTTAATTGTTAAATTAAAATCATTCAAATCGACTTTATAAAAAGCAAATAAATAATAAGAGCAAGGGTAATAAATGTCATTTATTACCTAGTTTAATTTGCTGATTTATCAAATTCATCAATAATTCCAGTTGAGATTTTTTTAGGAGTCAATAATGAATAGCAATTCACACAAGTTTCGGAAGTCGGCTGAGTTATGTGCTGCGATCTGCGGCGGTTTACTGATGAGCGTGCCAGCATTTGCTCAAACACCAGTAATACAGCAACCTACTTCTACTAGTCCTAAAGTCAATCCCTGTCCGAGCATTTTTTACGAACCGGAACACACCAATCGCGTATTGGTTCCGCAAGGATGTCCTCCCAATGCTCTAACTCAAAGAATGCAATCCCAAGGGATGCTTCCTTCTAGTTCTGTTCCTGCTACGCCATCAGCAGAGCAAACAAGAATGGGTGTAGGTGGAGAAACGCCTGCAAATACTACTAACTCAAAACTTAACCCCAGTCCTAGGATCTTAAACGAAGCACCTTATAATCGCTCCCAACAAAATACACAAACTGATAGTTCAAGTACATACTCCACGCCGCAGCAGGTTCCTACACAAGATAATTCTGTAACTGAACCATCACTACAACAACAAGGGCAAAGGCCATCTGCTACAGTAGCGCTCGCAAATGGTTTTGTTAATGTCAGGTTGGTGAATGACACTGGCGCTAATGTAACTTACCAAGTGATCGGCAATACTGACCAGCGATCGCTCAACGGCAAATCTGATGTAGTCTTACGGGATTTACGCGCGCCAGTCACCGTAACATTTCAAAGAGAAGATGGCGGATTGCTGTCGGTAACTCCACAGCCTTCTTCAGAAACAGGATTACTAGAAGTTAGATTGGACGAAACAACAAGCGTAGCTCAAGATAAAAAAGCCATGAGAATTCAATCTAATGGCTCAGTGTATTTGAATTAGATTTTGAACAAGACAGGAGGCAGAAGGTTTATGCTTCTACCTCCTCTGCCTTTTTATCGCTTGGGTAATTTAATCAGCTTATCAACTAGGAATACTTCCTGTTTGCTGTCTTGTAGAGCTTTTGCTAACACAAGCGCTCGTTCGTAAAAGTGACGGGCAGTTAGATAGTTATTTAACTGCTCGTACAAGTTAGCGTAAGTCATAAAAGACTTAAATTCTTCCCGCTGATTTTGCAATTCTTTTGCAGTTACTAGCCGTTGTTCTAATAAGTCAAAAGCACGCTCATAACGTCCTACAGAACTGTGCGCCGTGACTAAACCGTCAATCGCCCGTAAATAGTTAGTGCGATCGCCTGTGGTTTTAGCTATCCGCAAAGCTGCTCCATAGGTGCCAATTGTATCGGGATAATTTCCCATCGCTAGGTAAGCGTCACCCAAGTTATTTAGGGTATTGGTTTCGCCGAGAATATCGCCAACTTGACGGCGGAAAGATAAAGCAGTTTCATACAATTTAATTGCTTTGTTGTAATTGCCTAACCTGGCGTTTACCAAGCCTAAATTACTTAAAGAAAGTCCTTCACCTGCACTATTTTGGATATTCTGAGCGATTGTTAGCGCCTCTTCAACGGTTTTACCAGCCGGGGTAAATTCTCCTTTTTGCAGCAGCACCGTACTAATATTATTCAGTGCGAAAATCTGAGCCTGAAAGTCTTTAGTGTCGCGCGCGATCGCTAATCTTCGCCGCAACGCATCTTCCCCTTCTTGAAAACGATTCAGCTGGATGTAGGCTTTAGCCAGCAAATCGTAAGTCATCCCTTGGGCTTTATAGTCACCAAGAGCGTGATAAATTTCCAGTGCTTCCAAGCAAGAGTCAATAGTTTTATCGGCATAACCGGTGATTTGTTGTTGCTCGCCGATTCGCAGTAAGCTATCTGCGCGATCTCTTGATTCTCGCAACGAGGTGTTATTTAAAGGACGGTGTAGTTGTTGTGTAATGTCAGATGCAGTAGCCACTAAAGGACTAAAAAAAACAGCTAACATCAAAAAGCAAGCAGTCAAAAATTGGAATTTGCCATTTGGGCGCGAGGCTAGAATAGCAAATTCCAAAATCTCCAACCCAGAGCGTCTCGGTCTGATCGGTCTGAGGGTGGGATTGCCATCTAGAATGCTACCCTCTGGTAAGAAATACCGTTGTTTCATAAAACTTACCCGGGAAATTTCGCTTTTAAGTACAAGGTCTAAGAGAGTGTGTTAAATTTCCACAATAGAGGTAAAAATATACGCGATTATACTTAAGCTGGATTAAGCAGAATCTTCACCCAAGTAAATGGCGCGAATATCTCCAGGTAATTTGGCCTCTAACATACGATATCCTTCTTGAAGAAAATTGGCTACTTCAAGCGGCGTAATATTTTCTCCTTCGGCTTGAAGATAGGCAGCAATTCGAGTTTCACTCCAGCGAAAAGTTTGAGCCA
The genomic region above belongs to Calothrix sp. NIES-2098 and contains:
- a CDS encoding response regulator receiver modulated diguanylate cyclase, which gives rise to MSGISPFSLSKQPPLILVADDDKTMRVLLRKAMEQEGYRVVEVNDGQQCLDAYDTIKPDIVLLDAVMPVMDGFTCCKQLLKIARNNLMSALASFDTDSALGNTVISKLWERTPILMITCLDDEESVNRAFEAGAMDYITKPIHWAVLRQRLRRLLQQAQVYKQLEAANQALQHIANVDGLTGLANRRRFDDYLNTQWINLAQEELPLSLILCDIDFFKFYNDKYGHPAGDVCLQKVGAVLSHTAQKNQDLVARYGGEEFAVIMPNTHAFGAVHVAAAMQAGVRNLKIVHHGSEVSQYVTLSMGVATIVPTWESSPSDLIVAADKALYQAKAEGRDRIILK
- a CDS encoding response regulator receiver protein, which gives rise to MLMLSCESSTLRVLVVDDHELTRLTLQLAFSCQENIQVVGLAKNGQEAIEMVKRYHPDVIVLDLQMPVMDGWSASSHIKAISPQTQILAYSSIEDASLQQTKAMPSFDDFCRKDVPTTELIALVRQLGNRVENG
- a CDS encoding polyphosphate kinase, whose translation is MSSKKSACIHYFNYYVYYSSVAWAATICPQAIMPKPKKSTTAAINLSDAQYYINRELSWLEFNNRVLHEACDQRTPLLERLKFLAIFTSNLDEFFMVRVAGLKQQVEAKVSQLSPDGRTPQQQLDDIRFTLSPQVTKQHQHFEQVLRPLLANHRIHILDYIDLSEKQRNYLDNYFEEQIFPVLTPLAVDPSHPFPYISNLSLNLAVVVKNPETEEEFFARVKVPKVLPRFLPLPPELGIQHNGQPAHWTGVPLEQAIAHNLDSLFPGMNIQEYHPFRITRDADLALEEDEADDLLLAIEQELRKRRIGGTPVRLEIQSQTPEAVRSRLLQDLELTESDVYEVDGLLGLRDLMYFMSLPLPEFKDPPRQSVVPSRLQWLREPSVNSEIPEVEEGKDFFAVIREKDLLVHHPYQSFSTTVVRFITHAAHDPNVLAIKMTLYRTSGDSPIVNALIAAAENGKQVSVLVELKARFDEENNIYWARRLERVGVHVVYGLVGLKTHCKTIMVVRREKDRMRRYVHIGTGNYNQKTARLYTDLGLFTCQEEIGADITDLFNFLTGYSRQKSYREVLVAPVNMRDRFLALINREIENAKNGFTGRIVAKMNSLVDPQIIATLYEASRAGVQIDLIVRGVCCLRPGLKEISENIRIISIVGRFLEHSRIFYFYNNGQEEIYIGSADWMRRNLDRRVEVITPIKDPDIAKDLQEILGIMLADNRQAWELQGDGSYIQRHPCDRAPEANSQTTLINMALRSTSIGSTLIDSKKNSFYLDN
- a CDS encoding integral membrane sensor signal transduction histidine kinase, which encodes MFQATRRRLALWYTAVTAVLLLFFASGVYLYVRSTLIERIDDTLNHVVEVVERSLVIEPVNTGTETLRLNVEASFRDNADTTDDDRIDLEWFSPTGELLWSTLSTPLNIPIHANRTGETVRVPKDEGWGQSPVLLRQVTQRVEAGRQVLGYLRVSHPWFEVTKPSRQLIFDLALGTGLMVLSVGASGWFLSGKAMEPVGESYQRLKQFTADASHELRNPITLIQTNVQVALADLELAETEVASSLHYRQQLKLVERLTQRLGRLVNDLLFLARQDSGISKDSFCACPLDALLMEVLEEQQLLATEKKITLALDLVDPALAETSPELLDNWFTLVGNWDQLVRLFTNLIGNALQYTPSGGRVNVELARLEGSDRISGLRYSSAQLQVKVSDTGVGIPPEELPRLFDRFYRVDPARTHTTGNTACDISTGSGLGLAIAQAIVEHHQGQIQVESSLDKGTTFTVTLPVTLEV
- a CDS encoding TPR repeat-containing protein, which encodes MKQRYFLPEGSILDGNPTLRPIRPRRSGLEILEFAILASRPNGKFQFLTACFLMLAVFFSPLVATASDITQQLHRPLNNTSLRESRDRADSLLRIGEQQQITGYADKTIDSCLEALEIYHALGDYKAQGMTYDLLAKAYIQLNRFQEGEDALRRRLAIARDTKDFQAQIFALNNISTVLLQKGEFTPAGKTVEEALTIAQNIQNSAGEGLSLSNLGLVNARLGNYNKAIKLYETALSFRRQVGDILGETNTLNNLGDAYLAMGNYPDTIGTYGAALRIAKTTGDRTNYLRAIDGLVTAHSSVGRYERAFDLLEQRLVTAKELQNQREEFKSFMTYANLYEQLNNYLTARHFYERALVLAKALQDSKQEVFLVDKLIKLPKR